Proteins encoded within one genomic window of Microbacterium sp. LKL04:
- a CDS encoding glycerol-3-phosphate dehydrogenase/oxidase gives MDTGIRSTTAGLRERPHADVLIIGGGINGVATFRDLALQGIDVALVEKSDFLSGASAASSHMIHGGIRYLENGELRLVHEAVTERNDLLTTAAHYVRPLRTTVPIFSTFSGLLSAPLRMVLHRKTASTERGALLIKVGLIIYDSFSRGGGKVPRHTFNGRRRSLRALPDLNPDVKYTATYWDASLRDPERLGLDLVRDGIAVGGSRARAANYVSAAGVQDGKVVLRDEETGEEFPFAASVVLNAAGPWTDLANRALGDATRYMGGTKGSHIVLDHPELMQATGGRELFFEHSDGRIVLIYPLNGRVLVGTSDLEHDMSEPAVCTEEEVDYFLDLIGHVFPTIPVDRSQIVHRYSGVRPLPGHGDMAAGFVSRDYRVEEAILPGSDRVPVLSLVGGKWTTFRAVAARLSDELMTRIGRERVRSTKGLPIGGAVGFPRTDADRDEWVHQHLADFGLERGTRLLHRYGTHALAVATSIRQDDEDAPLASLPRFSSGEFRHIARTESIVHLDDILLRRTNIGFRGEATHEVVEEVADAIADVMGWDAAARRSEIDRALAAVHAADPVAV, from the coding sequence GTGGACACCGGAATCCGATCGACGACGGCGGGACTGCGGGAGCGGCCCCACGCGGATGTGCTCATCATCGGCGGCGGCATCAACGGCGTGGCGACCTTCCGCGACCTGGCACTCCAGGGCATCGACGTCGCGCTGGTCGAGAAGAGCGATTTCCTCTCCGGCGCCTCGGCTGCGTCGAGCCACATGATCCACGGCGGCATCCGCTACCTCGAGAACGGCGAGCTCCGACTCGTCCACGAGGCCGTCACCGAGCGCAACGACCTGCTCACCACGGCCGCGCACTACGTTCGTCCGCTTCGCACGACCGTCCCGATCTTCTCGACTTTCTCGGGTCTGCTGTCCGCGCCGCTGCGTATGGTGCTGCACCGCAAGACGGCCTCGACCGAGCGCGGCGCCCTCCTCATCAAGGTCGGCCTCATCATCTACGACTCGTTCTCGCGCGGCGGCGGCAAGGTTCCCCGTCACACGTTCAACGGTCGTCGTCGGTCGCTCCGCGCCCTGCCCGACCTGAACCCCGACGTGAAGTACACCGCCACGTACTGGGACGCCTCGCTCCGCGACCCCGAGCGTCTCGGCCTCGATCTGGTCCGCGACGGCATCGCCGTCGGCGGCAGCCGCGCCCGCGCCGCCAACTACGTCTCGGCAGCCGGGGTCCAGGACGGGAAGGTCGTCCTCCGCGACGAGGAGACGGGCGAGGAGTTCCCCTTCGCAGCATCCGTCGTCCTCAACGCGGCCGGCCCCTGGACCGACCTCGCCAACCGCGCGCTCGGCGATGCCACGCGCTACATGGGCGGCACGAAGGGCTCGCACATCGTGCTCGACCACCCCGAGCTCATGCAGGCCACCGGTGGCCGTGAGCTGTTCTTCGAGCACTCCGACGGTCGCATCGTTCTCATCTACCCGCTCAACGGCCGCGTCCTCGTCGGCACGAGCGACCTCGAGCACGACATGTCCGAGCCGGCCGTCTGCACCGAGGAGGAGGTCGACTACTTCCTCGACCTCATCGGTCACGTCTTCCCGACGATCCCCGTCGACCGCTCGCAGATCGTGCACCGGTACTCGGGCGTGCGTCCGCTGCCCGGGCACGGCGACATGGCGGCGGGCTTCGTCTCGCGTGATTACCGCGTCGAAGAGGCGATTCTCCCGGGATCCGACCGCGTGCCGGTGCTCAGCCTCGTCGGCGGCAAGTGGACCACCTTCCGCGCCGTCGCCGCCCGCCTGAGCGACGAGCTGATGACCCGGATCGGCCGCGAGCGCGTCCGCTCCACGAAGGGTCTGCCGATCGGCGGCGCCGTCGGCTTCCCCCGCACCGACGCCGACCGCGACGAGTGGGTCCACCAGCACCTCGCCGACTTCGGACTCGAGCGCGGGACGCGTCTGCTGCACCGCTACGGCACGCACGCCCTGGCCGTCGCCACCTCGATCCGTCAGGACGACGAGGACGCACCCCTCGCATCGCTTCCCCGGTTCTCGTCCGGTGAGTTCCGGCACATCGCCCGCACCGAGTCGATCGTCCACCTCGACGACATCCTGCTCCGCCGCACCAACATCGGGTTCCGCGGTGAGGCGACGCACGAGGTCGTCGAAGAGGTGGCCGACGCGATCGCTGATGTGATGGGCTGGGATGCCGCAGCACGGCGCTCCGAGATCGACCGGGCGCTCGCCGCGGTGCACGCCGCCGATCCCGTCGCTGTCTGA
- a CDS encoding sugar-binding transcriptional regulator, producing the protein MEETLDPDDVRRALTAAHLYYVQDRTMEAIARELGTSRSTVSRLLSRARATGIVDIRIRSPFAAPQLLEQDLADRYGITAHVVPVPDDASDVERLERVATAAAHLLGDLIVADTTVGIAWGSTTAAVSRRLVPKSVHGTTFVQLNGSGNTRTTGLLYASDILSRFAEAYGGSAQQFPVPAFFDDPRTKHAMWRERSTTRILAIQAAMDLVLFSVGAADSRVPSHVYSGGYLEPEELAALDREGVVADVATVFYRLDGSTRGIELNDRATGPRFDVLRRVASRVCIVSGVDKRDSLRGALAARLVTELVVDEATARALTE; encoded by the coding sequence GTGGAAGAGACGCTCGATCCCGACGACGTCCGTCGTGCCCTCACGGCGGCGCACCTTTACTACGTCCAGGACCGCACGATGGAGGCCATCGCGCGCGAGCTCGGCACCTCCCGGTCGACGGTGTCGCGTCTGCTGTCGCGTGCCCGCGCGACCGGCATCGTGGACATCCGCATCCGCTCCCCGTTCGCCGCACCTCAGTTGTTGGAGCAGGATCTCGCCGACCGCTACGGGATCACGGCGCACGTGGTGCCGGTCCCCGACGACGCCAGCGACGTGGAGCGACTCGAGCGCGTCGCGACGGCCGCTGCCCACCTGCTCGGCGACCTCATCGTCGCGGACACCACCGTGGGGATCGCCTGGGGGTCGACGACGGCGGCGGTCAGCCGGCGCCTCGTCCCGAAGTCCGTGCACGGGACGACGTTCGTGCAGCTCAACGGTTCGGGGAACACCCGGACGACGGGCCTGCTCTACGCGAGCGACATCCTCAGCCGATTCGCCGAGGCCTACGGCGGGAGCGCGCAGCAGTTCCCCGTGCCGGCGTTCTTCGACGACCCGCGCACGAAGCACGCGATGTGGCGGGAGCGCAGCACCACCCGCATCCTCGCCATCCAGGCGGCGATGGACCTCGTCCTCTTCAGCGTGGGCGCCGCCGACTCGCGCGTACCCAGCCACGTGTACTCCGGCGGCTACCTCGAGCCCGAGGAGCTCGCCGCCCTCGATCGCGAGGGCGTCGTGGCCGACGTCGCGACGGTCTTCTATCGGCTCGACGGATCGACCCGCGGGATCGAGCTCAACGACCGGGCCACCGGCCCCCGGTTCGATGTGCTCCGCCGCGTCGCGAGCCGAGTGTGCATCGTGTCCGGCGTCGACAAGCGCGACAGCCTGCGCGGCGCTCTCGCCGCCCGTCTCGTCACCGAGCTCGTCGTCGACGAGGCGACCGCCCGTGCCCTCACCGAATGA
- the ribD gene encoding bifunctional diaminohydroxyphosphoribosylaminopyrimidine deaminase/5-amino-6-(5-phosphoribosylamino)uracil reductase RibD yields MSVTDAERSALRHAFTLAANGPRGLNPQVGAVILSPDGTVLAEGWHHGAGTPHAEIDALSKLTPDAARGATAVVTLEPCNHTGRTGPCAVALIEAGVARVVYSAEDPGAVSSGGAERLRAAGVDVEGGALRGEGEELISSWLTVQRLGRPHVTVKWAQSLDGRAAASDGTSQWITGPDARADVHRRRAQADAIVVGTGTVLADDPALTARTPDGALYDDQPRPVIVGTRAVPQAAALRRHPRPFMQDEGEDLRDLLDRLRELGAHRVFLEGGPTLAASFLRQGLVDELLVYIAPTLIGGDRVAVDDIGVSTIAEQRRLDIVGLDRLGDDILVTLTPKEG; encoded by the coding sequence ATGAGTGTCACCGACGCAGAGCGCAGCGCGCTCCGTCACGCGTTCACGCTCGCGGCGAACGGCCCGCGCGGGCTGAACCCGCAGGTCGGCGCGGTCATCCTCTCCCCCGACGGCACCGTGCTGGCCGAAGGCTGGCACCACGGAGCCGGCACGCCTCACGCCGAGATCGACGCGCTGTCGAAGCTGACGCCGGATGCCGCGCGCGGCGCCACCGCCGTCGTGACGCTCGAGCCGTGTAATCACACCGGCCGCACCGGTCCGTGCGCCGTCGCCCTCATCGAGGCCGGGGTCGCGCGCGTCGTGTACTCGGCCGAAGACCCCGGCGCCGTCTCATCCGGAGGCGCCGAGCGGCTTCGCGCCGCCGGTGTCGACGTCGAGGGCGGCGCGCTCCGGGGCGAAGGCGAGGAGCTCATCTCGTCGTGGCTGACCGTGCAGCGCCTCGGGCGACCCCACGTCACCGTCAAATGGGCGCAGTCGCTCGACGGGCGGGCCGCGGCATCCGACGGCACCAGCCAATGGATCACGGGACCGGACGCGCGCGCGGACGTGCACCGCCGCCGCGCACAGGCCGACGCGATCGTCGTCGGCACCGGAACCGTCCTCGCGGACGACCCCGCACTCACCGCCCGCACCCCCGACGGGGCTCTCTACGATGACCAGCCGCGGCCGGTCATCGTCGGCACCCGGGCCGTGCCGCAGGCGGCGGCGCTGCGCCGTCACCCGCGACCCTTCATGCAGGACGAGGGCGAGGACCTCCGCGATCTGCTCGATCGGCTCCGCGAGCTCGGCGCGCACCGCGTGTTCCTCGAGGGTGGTCCGACACTGGCGGCATCCTTCCTGCGGCAAGGACTCGTCGACGAGCTCCTCGTCTACATCGCCCCGACACTCATCGGGGGCGATCGAGTGGCCGTGGACGACATCGGCGTCTCGACGATCGCCGAGCAGCGCCGACTCGACATCGTCGGCCTCGACAGACTCGGTGACGACATCCTCGTCACCTTGACCCCCAAGGAGGGCTGA
- a CDS encoding riboflavin synthase, with translation MFTGIIEEQGVITAIDPSGDGVRLAVRAPLAVSDAQRGDSISISGVCLTVTDQTPEGFTADVMKQTLDMSTLGTLSVGSPVNVERALAAHTRLGGHIVQGHVDGTGEVLEVRPGEQWRVLRVSLPADLAPLVVDKGSITVQGVSLTVSDVSDADASSHWFEISLIPETLEVTTLGALAPGDRVNLETDILARHVQRLLRFASPDGIPSAEEGGSR, from the coding sequence ATGTTCACGGGCATCATCGAAGAACAGGGCGTCATCACCGCCATCGACCCGTCCGGCGACGGAGTGCGCCTCGCGGTCCGCGCACCGCTCGCGGTCTCGGACGCGCAGCGCGGCGACTCCATCTCCATCAGCGGTGTCTGCCTCACGGTCACCGATCAGACACCCGAGGGGTTCACCGCCGACGTCATGAAGCAGACGCTCGACATGTCGACTCTCGGCACGCTCTCCGTCGGCTCCCCGGTCAACGTCGAGCGCGCCCTCGCCGCGCACACCCGGCTCGGCGGGCACATCGTGCAGGGGCACGTCGACGGCACCGGCGAGGTGCTCGAGGTGCGCCCCGGCGAGCAGTGGCGCGTCCTCCGCGTCTCACTCCCCGCAGACCTCGCCCCCCTCGTCGTCGACAAGGGATCGATCACGGTCCAGGGGGTCTCGCTCACCGTCTCCGACGTGTCGGACGCCGACGCGTCGTCGCACTGGTTCGAGATCTCCCTCATCCCCGAAACCCTCGAGGTGACCACTCTCGGCGCACTGGCGCCCGGCGACCGCGTCAACCTCGAAACCGACATCCTGGCGCGGCACGTGCAACGCCTGCTCCGATTCGCCTCACCCGACGGCATCCCGTCCGCAGAAGAAGGAGGCTCCCGATGA
- the ribA gene encoding GTP cyclohydrolase II, whose translation MSLSTIPDALAALKEGRPILVADDESRENEGDIILSAELASPEWLAWTIRWSSGFLCAPMPADWADRLDLPPMVEVNQDARSTAYTVSVDAAEGVTTGISASDRARTVNVLADPSSVPSSLIRPGHVLPLRAVDGGVRERAGHTEAAVELMQLAGLQPVGVIGEVVADDGSMMRMPGLMEMGEREGIPVITIEQLIAHLNAADGDSTSAHTDHPAKRRVSLRAEAKVPTSHGEFRFLAYKDRITGTDHIAVVSGDLTEDAPLVRVHSECLTGEAFGSLKCECGPQLEAALDAIEQDGGVVIYMRGHEGRGIGLINKLRAYSLQERGLDTVDANLALGLPADARDYAAAAGILTDLGVKQIRLLTNNTDKVAQLRALGLTIVDQVPLLVGVGANNHQYLATKADRMGHIIDADELREALAHSEEHTA comes from the coding sequence ATGAGCCTTTCCACGATCCCCGACGCCCTGGCAGCGCTCAAGGAAGGGCGACCGATCCTGGTCGCCGACGATGAGAGCCGCGAGAACGAGGGCGACATCATCCTGTCCGCCGAGCTCGCCTCGCCGGAGTGGCTCGCCTGGACCATCCGCTGGTCCAGCGGCTTCCTCTGCGCGCCGATGCCCGCGGACTGGGCCGACCGGCTCGACCTCCCCCCGATGGTGGAGGTCAACCAGGATGCCCGGAGCACGGCCTACACCGTGAGCGTCGACGCTGCCGAAGGCGTCACGACCGGCATCAGCGCCTCGGACCGCGCCCGGACGGTCAACGTCCTGGCGGACCCGAGCTCCGTTCCCTCCTCGCTCATCCGCCCCGGACACGTTCTGCCGCTGCGCGCCGTGGACGGCGGCGTCCGCGAGCGCGCCGGACACACCGAGGCCGCGGTCGAGCTCATGCAGCTCGCGGGCCTGCAGCCCGTCGGCGTCATCGGCGAGGTCGTCGCCGACGACGGCAGCATGATGCGGATGCCGGGGCTCATGGAGATGGGCGAGCGCGAAGGCATCCCCGTCATCACGATCGAGCAGCTCATCGCGCACCTCAATGCGGCCGACGGCGACAGCACCTCGGCCCACACGGACCACCCGGCCAAGCGCCGGGTGAGCCTGCGCGCGGAGGCGAAGGTCCCCACCTCGCACGGCGAGTTCCGCTTCCTCGCGTACAAGGACCGCATCACCGGCACGGACCACATCGCCGTCGTCTCGGGCGACCTCACCGAGGACGCCCCCCTCGTGCGCGTGCACTCCGAGTGCCTGACCGGCGAGGCGTTCGGGTCGCTCAAGTGCGAGTGCGGCCCCCAGCTCGAGGCGGCGCTCGACGCCATCGAGCAGGACGGCGGCGTCGTGATCTACATGCGCGGTCACGAGGGCCGCGGCATCGGCCTCATCAACAAGCTGCGCGCGTACAGCCTGCAGGAGCGGGGCCTCGACACCGTCGACGCGAACCTCGCGCTCGGCCTGCCGGCCGATGCCCGCGACTATGCGGCGGCCGCCGGCATCCTGACCGACCTCGGCGTGAAGCAGATCCGTCTGCTGACCAACAACACCGACAAGGTGGCGCAGCTGCGTGCGCTCGGTCTCACGATCGTCGACCAGGTGCCCCTGCTCGTCGGTGTCGGTGCGAACAACCACCAGTACCTGGCGACGAAGGCCGACCGCATGGGTCACATCATCGACGCCGACGAGCTGCGCGAGGCCCTCGCGCACAGTGAGGAGCACACCGCATGA
- the ribH gene encoding 6,7-dimethyl-8-ribityllumazine synthase, with protein MSGHGAPKAEAVDAKGLSVVVVAGQWHDVITDGLIAGATRILDASGASWRLVRVPGSFELPVVAKAALDAGADAAVALGVIIRGGTPHFDFVSSAATDGLTRVALDTGKPVGFGVLTLDDEQQGIDRAGLEGSKEDKGAEAADAAIRTALVLRDLRG; from the coding sequence ATGAGCGGACACGGAGCCCCCAAGGCCGAAGCCGTCGACGCGAAGGGACTGTCGGTCGTCGTCGTCGCCGGCCAGTGGCACGACGTCATCACCGACGGGCTGATCGCCGGCGCAACGCGCATCCTCGATGCGTCAGGCGCCTCCTGGCGCCTCGTGCGGGTGCCCGGCTCGTTCGAGCTCCCGGTCGTCGCGAAGGCTGCGCTGGATGCCGGCGCCGACGCGGCCGTCGCCCTCGGCGTGATCATCAGAGGCGGCACCCCGCACTTCGACTTCGTATCGTCCGCCGCGACCGACGGACTGACCCGTGTCGCGCTCGACACCGGCAAGCCGGTCGGCTTCGGCGTTCTGACCCTCGACGACGAGCAGCAGGGCATCGACCGTGCCGGGCTGGAGGGCTCGAAGGAGGACAAGGGCGCGGAAGCTGCGGATGCCGCGATCCGCACCGCCCTGGTGCTCCGAGACCTCCGAGGCTGA
- a CDS encoding Fe-S protein, producing the protein METLRSIVVLVHLIGFATLFGAWVVELVGQRRVTRIMHWGLGIALIAGLALSAPWGLDHDLNYAKIGIKLVILVLIGGLLGAGAGRLRKTGSVPAGIFWPIGILTLVNAGLAVIWR; encoded by the coding sequence ATGGAGACCCTGCGCAGCATCGTCGTTCTCGTCCACCTCATCGGCTTCGCGACGCTCTTCGGCGCGTGGGTGGTCGAACTCGTCGGCCAGCGGCGCGTGACGCGCATCATGCACTGGGGCCTGGGCATCGCTCTCATCGCCGGTCTCGCACTGTCGGCTCCGTGGGGACTCGACCACGACCTCAACTACGCGAAGATCGGCATCAAACTCGTCATCCTCGTGCTCATCGGCGGGCTCCTCGGCGCCGGCGCCGGACGGCTGCGGAAGACGGGCTCGGTCCCCGCCGGGATCTTCTGGCCCATCGGCATCCTGACGCTCGTCAACGCGGGTCTCGCCGTCATCTGGCGCTGA
- a CDS encoding MFS transporter, whose protein sequence is MSSAAPAASAAPANPRSRVITASLVGTTIEFYDFYVYATAAVLVFPILFFPAGNDTTNLLLSFSIFGAAMVARPVGAVIFGHFGDKFGRKATLVGSLLTMGVATFLIGFLPTFDQVGIVAPILLLVLRLAQGFALGGEWSGAALVATENAPKGKRAWYGTFPQLGAPIGFIIANSVFLAIYFALPHPDGPAQRSEAFLAWGWRVPFLFSAVMVIVGLYVRLKLVESSTFAKAEKTGAIRKFPLGEVIRRHWKQLILGTFIMLATYVLFYLMTAFTLAYGTKATTEGAAAAAEATGTAFDAATYVPGLGFGYTDFVIMQIVGVIFFGIFTLLSGPVADTIGRRRLLLWITGLIGVFGLLFNVFLLPQLDPKFTGALVQGFLILGFMLMGATFGPMGALLPELFPTNVRYTGSAISYNVSSILGAALAPIVATALWAAAGGSPWLVGVYLTGSAVLTFIALWLSKETKDVEYETNIGHAELRTR, encoded by the coding sequence ATGTCATCCGCAGCACCCGCGGCATCCGCCGCACCCGCCAATCCGCGCTCCCGCGTCATCACCGCGAGCCTGGTCGGCACGACGATCGAGTTCTACGACTTCTACGTCTACGCGACCGCCGCCGTCCTCGTCTTCCCCATCCTGTTCTTCCCCGCCGGGAACGACACCACCAACCTGCTGCTCTCGTTCAGCATCTTCGGCGCGGCCATGGTCGCGCGCCCCGTCGGCGCCGTCATCTTCGGTCACTTCGGCGACAAGTTCGGCCGCAAGGCCACCCTCGTGGGCTCGCTCCTCACGATGGGCGTCGCGACGTTCCTCATCGGCTTCCTGCCAACCTTCGATCAGGTCGGCATCGTCGCCCCGATCCTGTTGCTCGTTCTCCGTCTCGCGCAGGGCTTCGCGCTCGGCGGCGAGTGGTCCGGTGCGGCACTGGTCGCGACCGAGAACGCGCCCAAGGGCAAGCGCGCCTGGTACGGCACCTTCCCCCAGCTGGGCGCTCCGATCGGCTTCATCATCGCGAACTCGGTCTTCCTCGCGATCTACTTCGCCCTCCCCCACCCCGACGGCCCGGCACAGCGTTCCGAGGCGTTCCTCGCGTGGGGCTGGCGCGTGCCCTTCCTGTTCTCGGCGGTCATGGTCATCGTCGGTCTCTATGTGCGCTTGAAGCTCGTCGAGTCGTCGACGTTCGCGAAGGCCGAGAAGACCGGCGCGATCCGCAAGTTCCCGCTGGGTGAAGTGATCCGCCGCCACTGGAAGCAGCTGATCCTCGGCACGTTCATCATGCTGGCGACCTACGTGCTCTTCTACCTGATGACCGCATTCACCCTCGCCTACGGCACGAAGGCGACGACCGAGGGCGCCGCCGCGGCCGCAGAGGCGACCGGAACGGCATTCGACGCCGCGACGTACGTGCCCGGCCTCGGCTTCGGGTACACGGACTTCGTCATCATGCAGATCGTCGGCGTCATCTTCTTCGGCATCTTCACGCTGCTGTCGGGCCCCGTCGCCGACACCATCGGCCGCCGCCGGCTGCTGCTCTGGATCACGGGCCTGATCGGCGTCTTCGGTCTGCTGTTCAACGTGTTCCTCCTGCCGCAGCTCGACCCGAAGTTCACCGGCGCCCTCGTGCAGGGCTTCCTCATCCTCGGGTTCATGCTCATGGGTGCGACCTTCGGCCCCATGGGAGCCCTCCTGCCCGAACTGTTCCCGACGAACGTCCGGTACACCGGCTCGGCGATCTCGTACAACGTGTCGTCGATCCTCGGTGCAGCCCTGGCGCCCATCGTCGCGACCGCGCTGTGGGCCGCCGCCGGCGGTTCGCCGTGGCTCGTCGGCGTCTACCTGACGGGCTCGGCCGTCCTCACCTTCATCGCCCTGTGGCTCTCGAAGGAGACGAAGGACGTCGAGTACGAGACCAACATCGGACACGCGGAGCTGCGCACGCGCTGA
- a CDS encoding NADP-dependent oxidoreductase, which translates to MAIKKVTQASVVEYDQTGGPEVLHLVTRDLPEPGPGEVTVEVMTMGLNHIDGFVRSGAEKEWDDEFPRRSGSCFAGTVIAVGPDTAGFPVGSDVVGHVRSGAQASHLTVPVGRLARKPKNVTFETAGGLYLAGTTALDILDELKVGAGDTVVISAAAGGVGSIEAQIAMHRGARVIGTCGDRNFDYLRQLGVKPVRYGEGIVDRIRALAPDGVSAYIDNFGQDGQDIAEALGVPAGKFRSSADRRDREVALLSDEPDAVAHGTDQLRKVVDLAEKRVVNVLVSGFYPLADVAEAYDDLMKLHSRGKVVLATHPVNPRRIRKARDVMESGR; encoded by the coding sequence ATGGCGATCAAGAAGGTGACCCAGGCATCGGTCGTCGAGTACGACCAGACCGGCGGACCCGAGGTCCTGCACCTCGTCACCCGCGACCTGCCCGAACCCGGTCCGGGCGAGGTCACCGTCGAGGTGATGACGATGGGCCTCAACCACATCGACGGTTTCGTCCGCTCCGGCGCCGAGAAGGAATGGGACGACGAATTCCCCCGCCGCTCGGGCAGTTGCTTCGCGGGAACCGTCATCGCCGTCGGCCCCGACACCGCCGGCTTCCCCGTCGGCAGCGACGTCGTCGGTCACGTCCGCTCCGGAGCACAGGCGAGCCACCTCACAGTGCCCGTGGGCCGTCTGGCCCGAAAGCCCAAGAACGTGACATTCGAGACCGCGGGCGGCCTCTACCTCGCCGGGACGACGGCGCTCGACATCCTCGACGAGCTCAAAGTCGGTGCGGGCGACACCGTCGTCATCTCGGCGGCGGCCGGCGGCGTCGGAAGCATCGAGGCGCAGATCGCGATGCACCGAGGCGCCCGCGTCATCGGGACGTGCGGCGACCGCAACTTCGACTACCTGCGTCAGCTCGGGGTGAAGCCCGTGCGTTATGGCGAAGGCATCGTCGACCGCATCCGGGCGCTCGCGCCCGACGGGGTCAGCGCCTACATCGACAACTTCGGCCAGGACGGTCAGGACATCGCCGAGGCTCTCGGCGTCCCGGCGGGGAAGTTCCGCTCCAGCGCCGACCGGCGCGACCGGGAGGTCGCCCTACTGTCGGACGAACCGGACGCCGTCGCGCACGGCACCGACCAGCTCCGCAAGGTCGTGGACCTCGCCGAGAAGCGGGTGGTGAACGTCCTCGTGTCGGGCTTCTACCCGCTCGCCGATGTCGCCGAGGCGTACGACGACCTGATGAAGCTGCACTCCCGGGGCAAGGTCGTGCTCGCGACCCACCCGGTGAACCCCCGTCGCATCCGCAAGGCGCGCGACGTCATGGAATCCGGCCGCTGA
- a CDS encoding ABC transporter permease yields MSVATVEAAARRGGVRALWAGNPGAVVQRGFLAARSSSWAVVLSGFFEPVFYLASMGLGLGSLIGDVQTSQGVEVSYAAFIAPALLAVSAMNGAIYDSTWNVFFKLNYGKLYEGMLATSLGPLDVALGEILYALLRGLLYATGFMIVMQVLGLNLAWTAILAIPAVLLIAFGFASLGMGITSYMKTFQHMDWINFVLLPMFLFSATFYPITVYPGWVQSIVMALPLWHGVELIRGLTTGILSVGMLWHVLYYVVMIAVGLVFTTKRLRALFLD; encoded by the coding sequence GTGAGCGTCGCGACGGTCGAGGCCGCCGCCCGCCGCGGTGGCGTGCGCGCCCTGTGGGCGGGCAATCCCGGCGCCGTCGTGCAGCGCGGGTTCCTCGCCGCCCGATCCTCGAGCTGGGCCGTCGTCCTGTCCGGCTTCTTCGAGCCGGTCTTCTACCTCGCCTCGATGGGACTCGGGCTCGGGTCGCTCATCGGCGACGTCCAGACGTCTCAGGGCGTCGAGGTCAGCTACGCCGCCTTCATCGCACCGGCGCTCCTCGCCGTCTCGGCGATGAACGGCGCGATCTACGACTCCACCTGGAACGTCTTCTTCAAGCTGAACTACGGGAAGCTCTACGAGGGCATGCTGGCGACCTCGCTCGGACCGCTCGACGTCGCCCTGGGCGAGATCCTCTACGCGCTGCTGCGCGGCCTGCTGTACGCGACGGGATTCATGATCGTCATGCAGGTCCTGGGGCTGAACCTCGCGTGGACGGCGATCCTCGCCATCCCCGCCGTCCTGCTGATCGCCTTCGGTTTCGCGAGCCTCGGCATGGGTATCACGAGCTACATGAAGACCTTCCAGCACATGGACTGGATCAACTTCGTGCTCCTGCCGATGTTCCTGTTCTCGGCGACGTTCTACCCGATCACCGTCTACCCCGGGTGGGTGCAGTCGATCGTCATGGCGCTCCCGCTCTGGCACGGCGTCGAACTCATCCGCGGGCTGACGACCGGCATCCTGTCCGTCGGGATGCTGTGGCACGTCCTCTACTACGTCGTGATGATCGCCGTCGGGCTCGTCTTCACGACGAAGCGCCTGCGCGCCCTGTTCCTCGACTGA
- a CDS encoding ABC transporter permease, which translates to MSDATVAAQPTLDELRAEAMQWGRKPRRRGSWYVTEHMVRAMRAYGWTIVVGALGQPVLYLLGLAAGLAALIQAPIDDRGVQVDYLVFVAPALLVTAAISVASEEMTYPVMAGFKWRRYFFGFNASALSSPQIANGVIIGAAARMAFAVAAYYLFIWLLGALGIGWTTVPNPETGWLAIPAGLLAGLAFGIPIMAYAGSIEDDKGQFALVQRFIFMPMFLFSGTFYPLETLPVWLQWIGWVSPLWHGAELGRLATYEAAVPPAMVVVHLSYLLVLSGVGYLWARKVFIERLAK; encoded by the coding sequence ATGAGCGACGCGACCGTGGCGGCGCAGCCGACGCTCGACGAGCTGCGCGCCGAGGCGATGCAGTGGGGTCGCAAGCCCCGGCGTCGCGGCAGCTGGTACGTCACCGAGCACATGGTCCGTGCGATGCGCGCGTACGGATGGACGATCGTGGTCGGCGCGCTGGGCCAGCCCGTGCTCTACCTCCTGGGGCTCGCGGCCGGACTCGCCGCCCTCATTCAAGCCCCCATCGACGACCGGGGCGTGCAGGTCGACTACCTCGTCTTCGTCGCCCCCGCCCTGCTCGTCACGGCGGCGATCTCGGTGGCCTCGGAGGAGATGACCTATCCGGTCATGGCGGGGTTCAAGTGGCGTCGATACTTCTTCGGGTTCAACGCGTCGGCGCTGTCGAGTCCTCAGATCGCGAACGGCGTCATCATCGGGGCGGCCGCGCGGATGGCGTTCGCGGTCGCGGCGTACTACCTGTTCATCTGGCTGCTCGGCGCCCTCGGCATCGGCTGGACCACCGTGCCGAACCCCGAGACCGGCTGGCTCGCGATCCCGGCGGGTCTGCTCGCGGGTCTCGCCTTCGGCATCCCGATCATGGCGTATGCCGGCTCGATCGAGGACGACAAGGGGCAGTTCGCCCTCGTCCAGCGCTTCATCTTCATGCCGATGTTCCTGTTCTCGGGCACCTTCTACCCGCTCGAGACCCTGCCCGTCTGGCTCCAGTGGATCGGGTGGGTCTCGCCCCTGTGGCACGGTGCCGAGTTGGGGCGCCTCGCCACCTACGAGGCCGCGGTGCCGCCGGCGATGGTCGTCGTCCATCTCTCCTACCTGCTCGTCCTGTCGGGGGTCGGCTACCTCTGGGCGCGGAAGGTCTTCATCGAGAGGCTCGCGAAGTGA